In the Styela clava chromosome 8, kaStyClav1.hap1.2, whole genome shotgun sequence genome, one interval contains:
- the LOC120346796 gene encoding somatostatin receptor type 2-like isoform X1 has product MMDLSDASERLPRWLDENENDFECGPVIPVAIPIFITLIAAIGLFANTIVIFIVTVLREYTKSVTNIYVLQLAIADFIFLFQLPFQARTMVIGQWTYGVLWCKLSEGIKMLNYYSSIMFLTIMSVDRYLAINFAMNQKVAKVRTKRAAFVISSILWILSFVSVVNILIHADVRGCDCQIFFPGVEHLHQNITHYLSNVSDLTDYGSSDYSGDYGVVDYGSNSTFDYDEYLKEILNDDTVCSFAKPQYSQYFKTWIVCNFVLAFAIPLIIICVSYALIIRRILKPMVIGTKSQKSNKTRKRVTIMVTALVSAFIICWLPYHAFHLARLNDVRMFAQACENISNFTIVLAYSNSAINPFFYTFLGTNFRRRWGNAVGKARKGIRQSILSHSGDYTPGSSMKMRRKSSGVSNSGARDKNRDDASSMNSFVTKHTIVPVNNEIIDEEKV; this is encoded by the exons ATGATGGATCTTTCTGATGCGTCGGAAAGATTACCTCGGTGGTTGGACGAAAATGAAAATGACTTTGAATGTGGTCCCGTCATTCCAGTAGCGATTCCGATATTCATCACACTCATCGCTGCAATCGGGCTGTTTGCGAACACCATAGTGATTTTTATTGTCACCGTACTCAG agaATACACAAAGTCTGTAACAAACATCTACGTTCTCCAGCTTGCCATTGCAGATTTTATATTCTTATTCCAACTTCCGTTTCAAGCTCGAACGATGGTTATCGGTCAGTGGACGTATGGGGTATTGTGGTGCAAATTATCAGAAGGAATCAA GATGCTCAACTATTATTCGTCGATCATGTTCTTAACCATAATGTCAGTGGATCGATATCTCGCTATAAATTTTGCGATGAATCAAAAAGTTGCAAAAGTTCGAACAAAACGGGCAGCTTTCGTCATAAGTTCAATTTTATGGATTCTATCCTTTGTCAGTGTCGTCAATATTTTGATACATGCTGATGTACGAGGATGTGATTGCCAAATTTTCTTCCCAG GGGTAGAACATCTTCACCAAAATATTACGCATTATCTCAGCAATGTGTCAGACTTGACGGATTACGGAAG TAGCGATTACTCGGGAGATTATGGAGTAGTCGATTACGG ATCAAATTCAACTTTTGACTACGATGA ATACTTGAAAGAAATATTGAATGACGACACCGTTTGTAGTTTTGCAAAACCGCAATATTCTCAATATTTTAAGACTTGGATTGTTTGTAATTTCGTGCTAGCATTTGCTATTCCACTAATTATTATTTGTGTGTCGTATGCACTCATCATTAGAAGAATATTGAAGCCAATGGTCATAG GAACGAAATCGCAGAAATCAAACAAGACACGAAAACGAGTTACAATTATGGTAACGGCGCTCGTGTCTGCATTCATTATTTGTTGGCTTCCATATCATGCATTTCATCTTGCAAGACTCAATGACGTAAGAATGTTTGCTCAAGCgtgtgaaaatatttcaaatttcacaaTTGTCCTGGCCTATTCAAACAG CGCAATAAATCCGTTCTTTTACACGTTTCTTGGAACTAACTTTCGTAGAAGATGGGGAAATGCCGTTGGCAAAGCAAGGAAAGGAATTCGACAAAGTATACTCAGTCACAGTGGTGATTACACCCCAGGATCCTCGATGAAAATGCG GCGTAAATCATCCGGTGTCTCCAACAGCGGAGCAAGAGACAAAAACAGAGACGATGCCAGCAGCATGAATTCATTCGTTACAAAGCACACCATCGTTCCTGTCAATAACGAAATAATTGACGAAGAAAAGGTCTGA
- the LOC120346796 gene encoding somatostatin receptor type 2-like isoform X2, giving the protein MMDLSDASERLPRWLDENENDFECGPVIPVAIPIFITLIAAIGLFANTIVIFIVTVLREYTKSVTNIYVLQLAIADFIFLFQLPFQARTMVIGQWTYGVLWCKLSEGIKMLNYYSSIMFLTIMSVDRYLAINFAMNQKVAKVRTKRAAFVISSILWILSFVSVVNILIHADVRGCDCQIFFPGVEHLHQNITHYLSNVSDLTDYGSDYSGDYGVVDYGSNSTFDYDEYLKEILNDDTVCSFAKPQYSQYFKTWIVCNFVLAFAIPLIIICVSYALIIRRILKPMVIGTKSQKSNKTRKRVTIMVTALVSAFIICWLPYHAFHLARLNDVRMFAQACENISNFTIVLAYSNSAINPFFYTFLGTNFRRRWGNAVGKARKGIRQSILSHSGDYTPGSSMKMRRKSSGVSNSGARDKNRDDASSMNSFVTKHTIVPVNNEIIDEEKV; this is encoded by the exons ATGATGGATCTTTCTGATGCGTCGGAAAGATTACCTCGGTGGTTGGACGAAAATGAAAATGACTTTGAATGTGGTCCCGTCATTCCAGTAGCGATTCCGATATTCATCACACTCATCGCTGCAATCGGGCTGTTTGCGAACACCATAGTGATTTTTATTGTCACCGTACTCAG agaATACACAAAGTCTGTAACAAACATCTACGTTCTCCAGCTTGCCATTGCAGATTTTATATTCTTATTCCAACTTCCGTTTCAAGCTCGAACGATGGTTATCGGTCAGTGGACGTATGGGGTATTGTGGTGCAAATTATCAGAAGGAATCAA GATGCTCAACTATTATTCGTCGATCATGTTCTTAACCATAATGTCAGTGGATCGATATCTCGCTATAAATTTTGCGATGAATCAAAAAGTTGCAAAAGTTCGAACAAAACGGGCAGCTTTCGTCATAAGTTCAATTTTATGGATTCTATCCTTTGTCAGTGTCGTCAATATTTTGATACATGCTGATGTACGAGGATGTGATTGCCAAATTTTCTTCCCAG GGGTAGAACATCTTCACCAAAATATTACGCATTATCTCAGCAATGTGTCAGACTTGACGGATTACGGAAG CGATTACTCGGGAGATTATGGAGTAGTCGATTACGG ATCAAATTCAACTTTTGACTACGATGA ATACTTGAAAGAAATATTGAATGACGACACCGTTTGTAGTTTTGCAAAACCGCAATATTCTCAATATTTTAAGACTTGGATTGTTTGTAATTTCGTGCTAGCATTTGCTATTCCACTAATTATTATTTGTGTGTCGTATGCACTCATCATTAGAAGAATATTGAAGCCAATGGTCATAG GAACGAAATCGCAGAAATCAAACAAGACACGAAAACGAGTTACAATTATGGTAACGGCGCTCGTGTCTGCATTCATTATTTGTTGGCTTCCATATCATGCATTTCATCTTGCAAGACTCAATGACGTAAGAATGTTTGCTCAAGCgtgtgaaaatatttcaaatttcacaaTTGTCCTGGCCTATTCAAACAG CGCAATAAATCCGTTCTTTTACACGTTTCTTGGAACTAACTTTCGTAGAAGATGGGGAAATGCCGTTGGCAAAGCAAGGAAAGGAATTCGACAAAGTATACTCAGTCACAGTGGTGATTACACCCCAGGATCCTCGATGAAAATGCG GCGTAAATCATCCGGTGTCTCCAACAGCGGAGCAAGAGACAAAAACAGAGACGATGCCAGCAGCATGAATTCATTCGTTACAAAGCACACCATCGTTCCTGTCAATAACGAAATAATTGACGAAGAAAAGGTCTGA
- the LOC120346799 gene encoding phosphorylase b kinase gamma catalytic chain, liver/testis isoform-like isoform X2 has protein sequence MKDLQYRGEFEKFRTNITVELVDVFETNTFIFLIFELLRKGELFDYLTEVVKFNEKQTRSTMQSLLESVSYLHNRNIVHRDLKPENILLDDNLKLHLSDFGFAVVLQEEQCLRDLCGTPGYMSPEMLKCSVDERNPGYGREIDMWACGVIMYSLLAGVPPFWHRKQMIMFRRIMEGKFSFPSPDWDDISEPAKDLIERLLEVDPSQRLTAVEALQHSFFQHVDESSRYFSKAFRAKHKFRVAVLTVMASGRIVRMYQNHRKSLCERAKCDPYSIKPLRKLIDASSFAVYGHWVKKSADQNRAMLFENYSRVDQRRLASLEADMGDQRTTPSECFQDEEEEFNLRLRRVSTSLSFENANYERDVRLH, from the exons ACTACGTAAAGGGGAACTGTTCGACTACCTCACAGAagttgtgaaatttaacgagaAGCAGACGAG ATCAACTATGCAATCATTATTAGAATCAGTTTCTTATCTTCACAATAGGAATATAGTTCATCGTGATTTGAAG CCTGAAAATATTCTTCTCGACGATAATCTGAAATTACATTTATCGGACTTCGGGTTCGCCGTTGTTTTACAAGAAGAGCAATGTCTGAGAG ATTTGTGTGGAACTCCCGGTTACATGTCACCTGAAATGCTGAAGTGTTCGGTAGATGAACGTAACCCGGGATATGGGCGTGAAATAGATATGTGGGCTTGCGGAGTCATTATGTATTCATT ATTAGCAGGTGTTCCTCCTTTCTGGCACAGAAAACAAATGATTATGTTCAGAAGAATTATGGAaggaaaattttcatttcctAGTCCAGACTGGGATGATATTTCAGAACCTGCAAAAgatttg ATTGAAAGACTATTAGAAGTTGATCCCTCACAAAGACTGACGGCAGTCGAAGCTCTTCaacattcattttttcaacacGTTGACGAAAGCAGCAGATATTTTAGTAAAGCTTTCAGAGCGAAACATAAATTTCGA GTTGCTGTTCTCACTGTCATGGCGTCGGGACGAATCGTACGCATGTATCAAAACCACCGCAAATCACTGTGTGAAAGAGCAAAATGTGATCCTTACTCTATCAAACCCCTACGTAAGCTTATAGACGCTTCTTCATTCGCCGTTTACGGACACTGGGTTAAAAAATCTGCCGATCAAAACAGAGCAATGCTTTTTGAAAACTACTCACGGGTTGATCAAAGACGACTCGCAAGTCTCGAAGCAGACATGGGTGACCAAAGGACGACACCTAGCGAATGTTTTCAAGATGAGGAAGAAGAATTCAATTTGAGACTTCGTCGAGTTTCAACTTCACTGTCGTTCGAAAACGCGAATTACGAACGCGATGTCCGATTGCATTAA